The proteins below come from a single Pseudarthrobacter sp. SSS035 genomic window:
- a CDS encoding HAMP domain-containing sensor histidine kinase has protein sequence MSEGWHGVRAELRTVRFRVLATVLAFLAAGLLVTGITTLALDLRNLNSSVSEELLLQSGRLRNIVEQGVPGGGSYTSLDGLFTVFLQGDAPGRYESVMATVKGGNTFLPAGEQPSNLATPQLLETARAEHVENRTVFHDMTLDGLTVRLAITSVSLEDGNDSGILVAANEIGRQREQMIASFGTFGVASLATLLLAGAVGFAVTGRLFVPVRRLRQATESITFEDLSSRVLVPPGDDDVSQLATDFNRMLDRLETGIADQRQFVDDASHELRTPLTIIGGHLQLLQAGDPQEVSETQVLLLEELDRMQSLVDELLLLAKSGRPDFIRLDWIDADSFLEAAMDRIKVLADRRWQIDKMPGGRFRADRNRLTQAVEQLAVNAVQSTRRHDVISLGAAWTGTPGGTAPPGHHEHSGAGVEIWVADSGCGISTADQERIFDRFARAGVSRGKEGSGLGLPIVKAIAEAHSGTLRVTSRVNEGSRFVLSLPGGTT, from the coding sequence GTGAGCGAGGGCTGGCACGGCGTTCGGGCGGAACTGCGCACTGTCCGCTTTCGAGTGCTGGCCACGGTCCTGGCTTTCTTGGCGGCCGGCCTGTTGGTCACCGGCATCACCACGCTCGCCCTTGACCTGCGCAACCTCAACAGTAGCGTCAGCGAGGAACTCCTGCTTCAGTCCGGACGGCTCCGGAACATCGTGGAGCAAGGTGTTCCGGGCGGAGGGTCCTATACCTCCCTTGACGGGCTGTTCACCGTCTTCCTTCAGGGCGACGCGCCGGGCAGGTACGAATCGGTGATGGCCACGGTCAAGGGCGGTAACACCTTCCTGCCTGCCGGCGAGCAGCCAAGCAATCTCGCTACGCCCCAATTGCTCGAAACAGCGCGCGCCGAGCACGTTGAGAACCGAACAGTCTTCCATGACATGACGCTTGACGGGCTGACGGTGCGCCTGGCCATCACGTCCGTATCGCTGGAAGACGGAAACGACAGCGGGATCTTGGTGGCAGCGAACGAAATCGGCCGGCAGCGGGAGCAGATGATAGCGTCCTTCGGCACCTTCGGAGTGGCTTCGCTGGCCACGCTGCTGCTGGCGGGAGCCGTGGGTTTCGCGGTGACGGGCCGGCTGTTTGTTCCGGTCCGGCGCCTTCGTCAGGCCACCGAATCCATCACCTTCGAGGACCTGAGCAGCCGCGTTCTCGTCCCGCCCGGCGACGACGACGTTTCGCAGCTGGCAACAGACTTCAACCGCATGCTGGACAGGCTGGAAACGGGCATCGCGGACCAGCGTCAGTTTGTGGACGACGCCAGCCATGAACTAAGGACACCCCTGACTATCATCGGCGGCCATCTCCAATTGCTCCAGGCAGGAGACCCGCAGGAGGTCAGCGAGACCCAAGTCCTGCTCCTGGAGGAACTGGACCGGATGCAGTCTCTGGTGGATGAGCTCCTGTTGCTGGCAAAAAGTGGCCGCCCGGACTTCATCCGGTTGGACTGGATCGACGCCGACTCCTTCCTTGAAGCGGCCATGGACAGGATCAAGGTCCTGGCTGACCGCCGGTGGCAGATCGACAAGATGCCCGGCGGGCGGTTTCGTGCGGACCGCAACCGCCTCACCCAGGCGGTGGAACAGCTGGCGGTTAATGCAGTGCAGTCCACGCGGCGGCATGACGTCATTTCCCTTGGCGCAGCCTGGACCGGGACTCCGGGAGGCACGGCGCCGCCCGGACATCACGAACATTCGGGGGCCGGCGTCGAGATCTGGGTGGCTGACTCCGGTTGTGGCATCAGCACTGCGGACCAGGAACGGATCTTCGACCGTTTTGCCCGAGCCGGGGTATCACGGGGCAAAGAAGGATCGGGCCTGGGGCTGCCGATCGTCAAGGCCATAGCCGAAGCACACAGTGGAACGCTTCGGGTGACGTCGCGGGTCAATGAAGGCAGCCGGTTTGTGCTCTCACTGCCGGGAGGAACCACATGA
- a CDS encoding response regulator transcription factor, which translates to MTRILIADDEPRIASFIAKGLTAAGFTTSSVEDGIRALDYGSSGEFDLLILDIGMPRMDGFAVLSALRAMHCTVPVIVLTAKDSLQDTLAALNGGADDYMTKPFRFEELLSRIRLRLRDTPGFQGAPVPTSGDVTLDVDLRSAKVRGRTVPLSAREFAMARAFMENEGRLLTREQLLSRVWGYDFDGSSNVVDVYVGYLRNKLGPERFLAVRGAGYRFVAVPAAAPQPSSGA; encoded by the coding sequence ATGACACGGATACTGATCGCCGACGACGAACCACGGATCGCGAGCTTCATCGCCAAAGGGCTCACGGCGGCTGGGTTCACCACCTCGTCGGTGGAGGACGGCATCCGGGCGCTGGACTACGGCAGCTCCGGGGAGTTCGACCTGCTCATTCTGGACATCGGCATGCCCAGGATGGATGGCTTCGCTGTCCTTTCGGCGTTGCGTGCCATGCACTGCACGGTTCCGGTGATCGTCCTGACAGCCAAGGATTCCCTGCAGGACACGCTGGCTGCGCTCAACGGCGGCGCGGACGATTACATGACCAAACCCTTCCGATTCGAGGAGCTGCTCTCACGGATCCGCCTGCGGCTGCGTGACACCCCTGGGTTCCAGGGGGCACCAGTGCCCACAAGCGGCGACGTCACCTTGGATGTCGATCTTCGCAGCGCCAAGGTCCGTGGCCGGACCGTGCCGTTGTCCGCCCGGGAATTCGCCATGGCCCGGGCGTTCATGGAGAACGAGGGCAGGCTGCTCACCCGGGAACAGCTGCTGAGCCGGGTGTGGGGTTACGACTTTGACGGGTCCTCCAATGTGGTGGACGTCTACGTGGGGTATCTGCGCAACAAGCTTGGCCCGGAAAGATTTCTGGCTGTCCGGGGCGCCGGCTACCGCTTTGTAGCCGTCCCTGCTGCCGCGCCCCAACCCTCATCCGGTGCATGA